A genomic window from Lotus japonicus ecotype B-129 chromosome 1, LjGifu_v1.2 includes:
- the LOC130719994 gene encoding histone-lysine N-methyltransferase, H3 lysine-9 specific SUVH5-like, with amino-acid sequence MSSDDIQQVIRKNAISWGQVGPRSGRLLVRGRPQSSRMGEDHKRNISRRKELFGVSKPKRSMKRNRNSSIRKSKMKKNAREVILGAVPGIEVGDEFQSKKELSIVGLHGQIMRGIDYVTGRDGRTLAVSVVSSGSYDDKLENKELLTYIGEGGNLNKYKNGAPLKDQKLTRGNLALKNSYVVKNPVRVIHKRMSKDGSRDVFVYYGIYEVDSYCPERGEYGNNVYKFKLRRKLDQPQVIGNELKIKSQSQADQPQVIGNELKKSQSQAGHPHVIDHDLSNGSEF; translated from the exons ATGAGCAGTGACGACATTCAACAAGTTATCAGGAAGAATGCCATTTCCTGGGGTCAAGTCGGGCCTAGAAGTGGGAGATTACTTGTACGAGGCAGACCTCAGTCTTCAAGAATGGGAGAAGATCACAAGAGAAATATTTCTAGACGTAAAGAATTATTTGGAGTCTCAAAGCCAAAAAGAAGCATGAAGCGCAATAGAAACTCTTCAATCAGGAAATccaaaatgaagaaaaatgcAAGAGAAGTAATTTTAGGAGCTGTCCCAGGGATTGAAGTAGGAGATGAGTTTCAGAGCAAAAAAGAGCTCAGCATTGTTGGTCTTCATGGCCAGATCATGCGTGGCATTGATTATGTCACTGGCCGTGACGGTAGGACACTTGCTGTCAGCGTTGTTTCTTCAGGTTCCTATGATGACAAGCTAGAGAATAAGGAGTTGTTGACTTATATAGGGGAGGGAGGCAACttaaataaatataagaatggAGCGCCTCTCAAAGATCAGAAGCTTACAAGGGGAAATCTTGCTTTGAAGAATAGTTACGTAGTGAAGAACCCGGTTAGGGTGATACATAAGCGCATGTCTAAAGATGGAAGTCGTGATGTTTTTGTGTATTATGGGATTTATGAGGTTGATAGTTATTGTCCTGAGCGTGGGGAGTATGGTAACAATGTATACAAGTTTAAGTTGAGAAGGAAGCTTGATCAGCCACAAGTTATTGGGAATGAGTTGAAGATTAAGTCGCAATCTCAAGCTGATCAACCACAAGTTATTGGGAATGAGTTGAAGAAGTCGCAATCTCAAGCTGGTCATCCACATGTTATTGACCATGATCTTTCTAATGGGAGTGAG TTTTGA
- the LOC130732470 gene encoding histone-lysine N-methyltransferase, H3 lysine-9 specific SUVH5-like has product MVYPDWYKRIPPVGCGCVRGCSNLNKCSCAKRNGGKFSFNKNKAIVSTKTLIYECGPHCKCLPSCCNRVSQSGIQFRFEVFKTKDKGWGVRSRDMIPKRSFICEYTGMLINFEEAEKRAENDEYLFDLWNYSHDTTKNKRSKKRKSSSANGFDSRGFTIDAARVGNFARFINHSCSPNLIAQKVLYDHSDKRIPHMVLFAMENIPPMTELTYNYNYKVNQVEDSDGNIRKKVCLCGAMECRGRMY; this is encoded by the coding sequence ATGGTGTATCCTGATTGGTATAAACGCATTCCTCCTGTGGGGTGTGGTTGTGTGCGTGGATGTTCTAACTTGAACAAATGTTCATGTGCTAAAAGGAATGGGGGTAAGTTCTCGTTCAATAAAAATAAGGCTATTGTGAGTACAAAAACTCTTATTTATGAGTGTGGTCCTCATTGCAAGTGTCTGCCAAGTTGTTGCAATAGGGTTAGTCAGAGTGGTATTCAATTTCGGTTTGAGGTTTTCAAGACAAAGGATAAGGGATGGGGTGTGAGGTCCCGTGATATGATACCTAAACGGAGTTTCATCTGTGAATATACAGGTATGCTCATTaattttgaagaagctgaaaagAGGGCGGAGAATGATGAGTATCTATTTGATCTTTGGAATTACTCTCATGATACCACTAAAAATAAAAGATCTAAGAAGAGGAAGAGTTCTTCCGCTAATGGTTTTGACAGTCGTGGCTTCACCATCGATGCTGCCCGCGTCGGTAATTTTGCTAGGTTTATCAATCACAGTTGCTCTCCGAATCTTATTGCTCAAAAGGTTCTATATGATCATAGTGACAAAAGGATTCCCCACATGGTTCTATTTGCGATGGAGAACATTCCTCCCATGACGGAGCTTACTTACAACTATAATTACAAGGTGAATCAAGTTGAAGATTCAGATGGAAATATAAGGAAAAAGGTTTGTCTTTGTGGTGCTATGGAGTGTCGTGGGAGGATGTATTGA